AGCGTCGTATCCCCAGCCGGTAATATATTCTCCATTTGAAGAAATAGCATTTGGTACATAAATAGGGCTCGCAGTCATTGTATATCCTAAAGTTTCGGTTATAAAAGTGTTGAATTCTTGTATTCCACCACTTGGAGTCCAAATAAAGGGAATATTTGGGTCAAAAGGTCCTACTTGAAAGAAACCTATTACAACAGAACCGTCGTGATTTATTCCAGTTACGCTGCCTGCACTACCTGGAGATAGCGTTCCCAATGATATATATCCCGTAGCTTCACTCCAAATCCATGGTTCGTTATTGTTAGCATAATCCCCGTCGCCGCCTATCCAATTACCATCTGCAGAAATGGCACTACACTCGCCTAATTGGTTAAATTCGTCATTTGGGTCGCCATTTGGATCTAATAATAGATATTCGTTTGGCAACCAATTTCCGTTAGCGTCTTTACGCCATACTGCCGATTTCCAAGGCCCGTTAAAATCTTGCCATCCCACAATTACACTTCCATCACCACTTACGGCATTGGCTCTTGTGCTTCGGTTTATATTTTGATACAAGCTTCCTAAATCTACTAAACCATCTACTTCTGTCCAAGCTGTTGCGTGAACCGCCAAGCCAGGCTCTCCGGGAGTAGGAGTAACATAGGCGCTACCAACTACTGTACTACCATCTTCAGAAATGTTATACCCCGAACTTAGTCCGATGTCAGACGAAACGCCGAAACTCCCCAAAATAGTCCATTCGGCATCGGCTACATTGTACATTGATTGAATTGAGAATGTATTGGTTTCGACTTCTTTTCTAAACATAACCCCCTGCGAACCGAAAACAAATCCGCGGCCATTTGGCGTGTAAACTACTTCGTAAAGAGCCTCGTTGTATGTAGAAGTGCCCATATTGTTTACTGGAAAAGTTTCTCCACCATCTTCTGAGCTAAAAATCATTTCCGGTGTTCCTATTAAAGTAACATGGTCTGCATCTAGCCACGCTACATCGCGCCAGATTGGACCAGGGCTGTTTGCAACCGTTATAGTTTGCCAAGTGGCGCCTCCATCCGTAGTTTTTAGTACTATATCGTCACCTACGGCGAAACCTGTATTCATATCATAGAATTCAATACCAGCTAAAATTTGCGAACCAGAATGAACCGTAGTCCAAGTTGCCCCGTTATCTGTAGATTTTTGAATTGTCCCCCCGTTTGAAGCCATAAAGTACGTGTCTCCCCCAACATATGTAAGTTGGTCTGGAATTGCGGCTACTCCAGTAGCAGCGGTCCAGGTGTTACCACCATCAGACGTATAGTATATAGTGCCAGGCGCACTATTGGGGAAAGCTCCAATAATTCCGT
This region of Aequorivita marisscotiae genomic DNA includes:
- a CDS encoding YCF48-related protein — translated: MKKTLLLFLTVFAISSGSIFAQFVVKPTFFETQGVSNEGVISGYEAQAGPYSLWNPDTNTFEIIGGAAPGQGVGGAVRFSGDGNLLSGTSYTEITTPTEWEKLNTGYNYIFTGIEFPDNQNSLGFAAGQSVTYNGDGIVLRTYDAGDSWEQIWTGTDQGIEGISFPDSYTGYVVGWSAYAGKTSDAGNTWTPMTPGTDIWFYTDVVFKDTQNGIIGAFPNSAPGTIYYTSDGGNTWTAATGVAAIPDQLTYVGGDTYFMASNGGTIQKSTDNGATWTTVHSGSQILAGIEFYDMNTGFAVGDDIVLKTTDGGATWQTITVANSPGPIWRDVAWLDADHVTLIGTPEMIFSSEDGGETFPVNNMGTSTYNEALYEVVYTPNGRGFVFGSQGVMFRKEVETNTFSIQSMYNVADAEWTILGSFGVSSDIGLSSGYNISEDGSTVVGSAYVTPTPGEPGLAVHATAWTEVDGLVDLGSLYQNINRSTRANAVSGDGSVIVGWQDFNGPWKSAVWRKDANGNWLPNEYLLLDPNGDPNDEFNQLGECSAISADGNWIGGDGDYANNNEPWIWSEATGYISLGTLSPGSAGSVTGINHDGSVVIGFFQVGPFDPNIPFIWTPSGGIQEFNTFITETLGYTMTASPIYVPNAISSNGEYITGWGYDATIGPWGELFTYRVQMPTVPTNDDCVEAIALACGDLVTNSTIFGTDSGGNASPDVFYSYTGNGTAETITLNACGPDTTFPTTVRVYSDCNLTTQIAFNDSSCVNQPELEFESDGTSTYIIMIEGYDDTKAGNFQLQLTCEALGVSDNQLTGVALYPNPVKDVLQISGNKEIKSVEVYSVNGQRLMFKNLNAMQGEINLNSLATGIYFAKVITNNAIGTYKIVKN